The Streptomyces avermitilis MA-4680 = NBRC 14893 genome contains a region encoding:
- a CDS encoding plasmid pRiA4b ORF-3 family protein — MRLDGKTAPSDLQLKIVLHGTRPPLWRRLLLPSDTSLGTLHDAIQVAFGWHGGHLHLFTDEFGRGYGDAARLTDIDLGFGRGVGDEDTTALGDVLAEEGARLRYVYDFGDDWEHGITLEKTLPRPVGAERTVRCVGGRRADAPAEDIGGVSGLAEVLGFLDTPDGAFDGPYGELVAELRAAGYDPAAFDRDAITARLAEVTPDTVSGKAKPPAGDRSGRGGVRRLTAEDVALCTCGQCGVGDPVDAGVDGPAEDVPVLRPVTLAPQEDLVAAVRGVPLFDAALRLAAWCHEGRQVTAGRVLRPALAREAVEELQLWKLAGHDSPYADAVARSRALKSLRSAKDVAVLDDPWWLAVDGEMITIRGGRASGGAATDFTGEDLLEFWAATMGDLLEEIGETGVLDGWHGELGELTAEIADGLVGLLYDAPDDAWVDGDDLRAKARERGENGPEFDLFRALFAASFRALGEGLALLGAVEYESGDGDDSAEETLRTLLNAVVGQKPGGSGTLPSASDWSRDDRRGDRMRLTPLGRYGLRAYLMECGVPAPLLGEYAEADAGALLQGLLGYSPEELRREVEGWLEHRTAADAAVGLLDACAGADHEAAAKRAVAQLVLADLDDPRALRVLRKAADSDVEGCRQVATATLGAHLEGEAPVDPARAEEAGLWLLIDGLSILAGAGETEELVRGFLENGNTAPEALEQRVDELWRVEHPATAQVLAELGEGLRGVDKRLAKRMRTAANKAQSRR; from the coding sequence ACGACGCCATCCAGGTCGCCTTCGGATGGCACGGTGGCCATCTGCATCTCTTCACCGACGAGTTCGGCCGGGGGTACGGCGATGCGGCCCGGCTCACCGACATCGATCTCGGCTTCGGCCGCGGGGTCGGCGACGAGGACACCACCGCGCTCGGCGACGTGCTGGCCGAGGAGGGAGCACGGCTGCGCTACGTCTACGACTTCGGCGACGACTGGGAGCATGGGATCACGCTGGAGAAGACACTGCCGCGCCCGGTCGGCGCGGAGCGGACGGTGCGCTGCGTCGGCGGGCGTCGCGCCGACGCACCGGCCGAGGACATCGGCGGCGTGTCGGGTCTGGCCGAGGTGCTGGGGTTCCTCGACACCCCGGACGGGGCCTTCGATGGCCCGTACGGTGAACTTGTCGCCGAGCTGCGGGCGGCGGGTTACGACCCGGCGGCCTTCGACCGGGACGCGATCACCGCTCGGCTGGCCGAGGTGACGCCGGACACGGTGTCCGGTAAAGCGAAGCCGCCGGCCGGTGATCGGTCCGGGCGCGGCGGTGTCCGTCGGCTGACCGCCGAGGACGTGGCGTTGTGTACCTGCGGGCAGTGCGGGGTGGGCGATCCGGTCGATGCCGGAGTCGACGGGCCGGCCGAGGATGTGCCTGTGCTGCGCCCGGTGACCCTGGCTCCGCAGGAGGACCTTGTCGCTGCCGTGCGGGGTGTTCCGCTCTTCGACGCGGCGCTGCGGCTCGCCGCCTGGTGCCACGAGGGACGGCAGGTCACCGCCGGCCGGGTGCTGCGTCCCGCGCTCGCTCGTGAGGCCGTCGAGGAGCTCCAGTTGTGGAAGCTGGCAGGCCACGACTCGCCGTACGCCGATGCCGTCGCGCGGTCTCGTGCGTTGAAATCCCTGCGCAGCGCCAAGGACGTGGCCGTTCTCGATGATCCGTGGTGGCTCGCCGTGGATGGCGAGATGATCACGATCAGAGGAGGCCGCGCGTCGGGCGGCGCGGCGACCGACTTCACCGGTGAGGACCTTCTGGAGTTCTGGGCCGCCACGATGGGCGATCTGCTGGAGGAGATCGGTGAGACGGGGGTGCTGGACGGGTGGCACGGTGAGCTGGGCGAGCTGACGGCCGAGATCGCCGACGGACTGGTCGGCCTCCTGTACGACGCCCCGGACGACGCCTGGGTGGATGGCGACGACCTGCGTGCGAAGGCCCGTGAGAGGGGCGAGAACGGGCCGGAGTTCGATCTCTTCCGGGCGCTGTTCGCGGCGTCCTTCCGGGCACTGGGGGAAGGGCTCGCCCTGCTGGGTGCGGTGGAGTACGAGTCCGGTGACGGCGACGATTCGGCCGAGGAGACTCTGCGCACACTCCTGAACGCCGTGGTCGGACAGAAGCCGGGCGGTTCAGGAACCTTGCCGTCGGCGTCGGACTGGTCGCGGGACGACAGGCGCGGGGACCGCATGCGGCTCACCCCCCTCGGTCGCTACGGGCTCCGCGCCTACCTGATGGAGTGCGGTGTGCCCGCCCCCCTGCTCGGTGAGTACGCCGAAGCGGACGCCGGCGCTCTGCTCCAAGGGCTCCTGGGCTACTCCCCCGAGGAGCTGCGCCGGGAGGTCGAAGGGTGGCTGGAACACCGCACGGCGGCAGATGCCGCGGTAGGGCTGCTCGACGCATGCGCGGGAGCCGACCACGAGGCAGCGGCGAAGCGCGCCGTGGCCCAACTGGTGCTGGCCGATCTCGACGACCCCCGGGCACTGCGCGTGCTGCGCAAGGCAGCGGACTCCGACGTCGAGGGGTGCCGACAGGTGGCCACCGCGACCCTGGGCGCGCACCTTGAGGGAGAAGCGCCCGTGGACCCGGCACGGGCGGAGGAGGCCGGACTGTGGCTGCTCATCGACGGGTTGTCCATCCTCGCCGGTGCAGGGGAGACCGAGGAGCTGGTCCGGGGCTTCCTGGAGAACGGGAACACGGCGCCGGAGGCGCTCGAACAGCGGGTGGACGAGCTGTGGCGAGTGGAGCACCCAGCCACCGCCCAAGTGCTCGCCGAACTGGGTGAGGGTTTGCGCGGCGTAGACAAGCGGCTAGCCAAGCGTATGCGTACCGCGGCGAACAAGGCCCAATCCCGCCGGTGA
- a CDS encoding DEAD/DEAH box helicase, producing MRSVPPLAAPESAAWARSLLNYGWAAVFLPGEPARLGRLLLWRPAGAAAAEGMAPTDIETEAAELVLPHGRSVRRRKVEGYALPVALAVAALSGAQPPHPSASAWQAAARFALRLLADGRLHPALTPAGYDTWQAGPFTAAQRRTLDALAGAFPPHAHCLPEPGPTPLRITKPSALVRRFCDAVADELVRTPAAPLAMGALPYAWRETRTVPVLHEWAEETAAAFTADVRVSLRVDVPEGRRRQFRAVLQLHTVADPALVVEAAQLWNEPAETEHLLGPRAEIETLLALRRGAHAWPPLDRLLRDAAPDQLRLTDDEAFDLLGDATDRLRAAGIDVHWPRELVKALTATAEIGQRSAPGSSAGGMLDANTLVDFRWRLSLGGDPLTEAEMDALAETRRPLVRLRDQWVVADPKLVARARRRRMEPLTPMEGLGAALTGEMERDGETFRCAAVGALGDLVARIRDPESRTPAPQPTALKATLRDYQKRGLAWLAEMCELGLGGCLADDMGLGKTITLLALHLHRQTEPATAGPTLVVCPASLLGNWQREAARFAPATPVRRYHGGDRHLKDLAGNEIVLVTYGVLRRDRETLAENAWSLIAADEAQHVKNPYAVTARELRALPGRARVALTGTPVENNLSELWALLDWTTPGLLGPLTAFRDRHARAIESGEDPQAAERLSRLVRPFLLRRRKSDPGIAPELPAKTETDRVVPLTAEQASLYEAVVRETMAKIAEAEGIARRGLVLKLLTALKQICNHPAQYLKEHSLRQSTPLNGRSGKLDLLDELVDTITAEGESVLVFTQYKQMATLLEKHLAERGVPTLFLHGGTPVTAREEMVDRFQRGEVPVFLLSLKAAGTGLNLTRATHVVHYDRWWNPAVEDQATDRAYRIGQDKPVQVHKLIAEGTVEDKVAKLLEAKRALADAVVGSGEAALTELSDADLAELVALGRQS from the coding sequence ATGAGGAGCGTGCCGCCATTGGCCGCACCGGAATCGGCTGCCTGGGCGCGGAGTCTGCTCAACTACGGCTGGGCGGCGGTGTTCCTGCCCGGTGAGCCCGCCCGCCTCGGCCGGTTGCTGCTGTGGCGACCCGCCGGGGCAGCCGCCGCCGAGGGCATGGCACCCACGGACATCGAGACCGAGGCGGCGGAGCTCGTGCTGCCGCACGGCCGCTCGGTCAGGCGGCGCAAGGTGGAGGGCTACGCGCTGCCCGTCGCCCTCGCCGTTGCCGCGCTGTCCGGGGCACAGCCGCCGCATCCGTCCGCCTCCGCCTGGCAGGCCGCCGCCCGCTTCGCGCTCCGGCTGCTCGCCGATGGTCGTCTCCACCCGGCCCTCACCCCCGCCGGCTACGACACCTGGCAGGCGGGCCCCTTCACCGCCGCCCAGCGTCGGACGCTGGACGCCCTCGCCGGCGCGTTCCCGCCCCACGCCCACTGCCTGCCGGAACCGGGTCCGACCCCGCTGCGGATCACCAAACCGAGCGCGCTGGTACGCCGGTTCTGCGACGCGGTCGCCGACGAACTGGTCCGCACCCCCGCCGCTCCGCTCGCGATGGGAGCCCTGCCGTACGCCTGGCGCGAGACGCGTACCGTGCCCGTCCTGCACGAGTGGGCCGAGGAGACCGCCGCCGCGTTCACCGCCGACGTCAGGGTCTCGCTGCGGGTCGACGTGCCCGAGGGACGCCGTCGGCAGTTCCGGGCCGTCCTCCAGTTGCACACCGTTGCGGATCCGGCGCTCGTCGTGGAGGCCGCACAGTTGTGGAACGAGCCGGCCGAGACCGAGCATCTGCTCGGCCCGCGCGCCGAAATCGAAACGCTGCTCGCACTGCGCCGCGGCGCCCACGCCTGGCCACCGCTCGACCGGCTGCTGAGGGACGCCGCTCCGGACCAGCTGCGGCTGACCGACGACGAGGCGTTCGACCTCCTGGGCGACGCCACCGACAGGCTGCGCGCCGCCGGTATCGACGTGCACTGGCCGCGCGAGCTCGTCAAGGCACTCACTGCGACCGCGGAGATCGGGCAACGCTCCGCGCCCGGCTCCAGCGCGGGCGGCATGCTCGACGCCAACACCCTCGTCGACTTCCGCTGGCGGCTCTCGCTCGGCGGCGACCCGCTCACCGAGGCCGAGATGGACGCCCTCGCCGAGACGCGCCGCCCCCTCGTCCGGCTGCGCGACCAGTGGGTCGTCGCCGACCCGAAGCTGGTGGCCCGCGCCAGGCGCCGACGGATGGAACCGCTCACTCCCATGGAGGGGCTGGGCGCCGCGCTGACCGGCGAGATGGAGCGGGACGGGGAGACTTTTCGCTGCGCGGCGGTGGGAGCACTCGGCGACCTCGTCGCCCGTATCCGCGACCCCGAATCCCGCACCCCCGCCCCGCAGCCCACCGCACTGAAGGCCACGCTGCGCGACTACCAAAAACGGGGCCTCGCCTGGCTGGCCGAGATGTGTGAGCTCGGTCTCGGCGGCTGTCTCGCCGACGACATGGGCCTGGGCAAGACCATCACCCTGCTCGCGCTACACCTGCACCGCCAGACCGAACCGGCCACTGCGGGCCCCACGCTCGTCGTCTGCCCCGCCTCGCTGCTCGGCAACTGGCAGCGTGAGGCAGCCCGGTTCGCGCCGGCCACGCCGGTGCGCCGCTACCACGGCGGCGACCGCCACCTGAAGGACCTGGCTGGGAACGAGATCGTCCTGGTCACCTACGGAGTGCTGCGCCGCGACCGGGAGACCCTCGCTGAGAACGCCTGGTCGCTGATCGCCGCCGACGAGGCCCAGCACGTCAAGAACCCCTACGCCGTCACCGCCCGCGAGCTGCGCGCCCTGCCCGGCCGCGCCCGCGTCGCCCTCACCGGCACCCCCGTGGAGAACAACCTCTCCGAACTGTGGGCGCTCCTCGACTGGACCACCCCCGGACTCCTCGGCCCGCTCACCGCCTTCCGCGACCGCCACGCCCGTGCGATCGAGTCGGGCGAGGACCCGCAGGCCGCCGAACGGCTGTCCCGTCTCGTCCGCCCGTTCCTGCTGCGCCGCAGGAAGTCCGACCCGGGCATCGCGCCCGAACTCCCCGCCAAGACCGAGACCGACCGCGTCGTGCCGCTGACCGCCGAGCAGGCAAGCCTGTACGAGGCGGTGGTCCGCGAGACCATGGCGAAGATCGCCGAAGCCGAGGGCATCGCCCGCCGCGGCCTGGTCCTGAAGCTCCTCACGGCGCTGAAGCAGATCTGCAACCACCCCGCCCAGTATTTGAAAGAGCACAGCCTGCGCCAGTCCACACCGCTGAACGGCCGCTCCGGCAAACTCGACCTCCTCGACGAACTCGTCGACACCATCACCGCCGAAGGCGAGTCGGTGCTGGTCTTCACCCAGTACAAGCAGATGGCGACCCTCCTGGAGAAGCACCTCGCCGAGCGCGGCGTCCCCACCCTCTTCCTGCACGGCGGCACGCCCGTCACCGCGCGCGAGGAGATGGTGGACCGCTTCCAGCGCGGCGAGGTGCCGGTGTTCCTGCTCTCCCTGAAGGCCGCGGGCACCGGACTCAACCTCACCCGCGCCACCCACGTCGTGCACTACGACCGCTGGTGGAACCCGGCCGTCGAGGACCAGGCCACCGACCGCGCCTACCGCATCGGCCAGGACAAGCCCGTACAGGTCCACAAGCTCATCGCCGAGGGCACCGTGGAGGACAAGGTGGCGAAGCTGCTGGAAGCCAAGCGGGCGCTCGCCGACGCCGTCGTCGGCTCCGGCGAGGCCGCCCTGACCGAACTGTCCGACGCCGACCTCGCCGAACTCGTCGCCCTGGGAAGGCAGTCATGA
- a CDS encoding SWIM zinc finger family protein, producing MSPSIPGPRRAPARGRRAFAATWWGQAWVTALEDSTLDSGRLSRGRTYARQGMVGPTTVAPGQVKAPVQGSRPRPYRCSVHLSVLTDTQWDTLLDTIAARAGHLAALLGGEMPGELVDDARRAGVPLLPQSTELDPDCSCPDWGYPCKHAAALCYAIAATIDADPFVLFALRGRDREEVITQLRARRTAAQATSTPPAPAGLPAAGAYTAWGALADQPPSLPELPEPAPHTAALPAAPPPGTGLSAADLERLMADTAARAARLLTGDTTSLHLSQHEDAARIASSNCGPEWFHRLIQNTGAKPAAFARLTRAWRYGGPTGITVAEQPRTPDPTAMTAARTALTETLTEMTTPPVALRAWRNRLTLADHGIQLRLGPDTRWYPYLQDDDGDWWPAAPADPDPVTALTSVWQQTER from the coding sequence ATGAGTCCCTCGATCCCCGGTCCGCGCCGCGCGCCCGCCCGCGGCAGGCGCGCCTTCGCCGCGACCTGGTGGGGACAGGCGTGGGTGACGGCCCTGGAGGACTCCACCCTGGACTCGGGGCGCCTGTCCCGCGGACGCACCTACGCCCGCCAGGGTATGGTCGGCCCGACCACCGTCGCCCCCGGCCAGGTCAAGGCCCCAGTCCAGGGCAGCCGCCCGCGCCCCTACCGCTGCTCGGTCCACCTGTCCGTCCTCACCGACACCCAGTGGGACACCCTGCTCGACACCATCGCGGCCCGCGCCGGGCACCTCGCCGCGCTCCTCGGCGGCGAGATGCCCGGCGAACTCGTCGACGACGCCCGCCGGGCAGGCGTCCCCCTGCTGCCGCAGTCCACCGAGCTCGACCCGGACTGCTCCTGCCCCGACTGGGGATACCCCTGCAAGCACGCCGCCGCGCTCTGCTACGCCATCGCAGCCACCATCGACGCCGACCCGTTCGTGCTGTTCGCCCTGCGTGGCCGCGACCGTGAGGAAGTCATCACCCAGCTGCGCGCCCGCCGTACGGCCGCCCAGGCGACCTCCACCCCACCGGCCCCGGCCGGCCTCCCGGCCGCCGGCGCCTACACGGCCTGGGGCGCCCTGGCCGACCAGCCCCCGTCCCTCCCCGAACTTCCCGAACCGGCACCCCACACCGCCGCACTGCCCGCCGCCCCGCCGCCCGGCACCGGACTGTCCGCCGCGGACCTCGAACGCCTCATGGCGGACACCGCCGCACGCGCCGCCCGGCTACTCACGGGCGACACCACCAGCCTGCACCTGTCCCAGCATGAGGACGCGGCGCGGATCGCCTCGAGCAACTGCGGACCCGAGTGGTTCCACCGCCTCATCCAGAACACCGGTGCCAAACCGGCCGCGTTCGCCCGCCTCACCCGCGCCTGGCGGTATGGCGGCCCAACCGGCATCACCGTCGCCGAACAGCCACGCACTCCCGACCCGACCGCGATGACAGCCGCCCGCACCGCCCTGACCGAGACGCTCACCGAAATGACCACGCCCCCGGTCGCCCTCAGGGCCTGGCGCAACCGCCTCACCCTCGCCGACCACGGCATCCAGCTGCGCCTGGGCCCCGACACCCGTTGGTACCCCTACCTCCAGGATGACGACGGCGACTGGTGGCCGGCAGCGCCGGCCGACCCCGACCCGGTCACGGCACTCACCTCCGTCTGGCAGCAGACCGAGAGGTGA
- a CDS encoding tyrosine-type recombinase/integrase, producing the protein MDLHEGVLTVRQALQRVGGELLIVAPKTQRSARRVALPAECVTALRGQCARQIADRKAAGANWKGTVQGLVFTTKNGTPIVPRNLNRSFEVLCVRAGVRKVRFHDLRHTCASLLHEQGADARMIMEVLGHSSIRVTTDIYTFVRLDSQRSAFDRVGDALRGDGNDPDDDDGAAGVLVAV; encoded by the coding sequence GTGGATCTTCACGAAGGGGTCCTGACCGTCCGGCAGGCCCTACAGCGGGTCGGTGGCGAACTGCTGATCGTCGCGCCGAAGACTCAGCGCTCGGCCCGCCGCGTAGCCCTGCCGGCCGAGTGCGTGACCGCGCTCCGTGGCCAGTGCGCGCGGCAGATCGCCGACCGGAAAGCGGCTGGTGCCAACTGGAAGGGGACGGTTCAGGGCCTCGTCTTCACCACCAAGAACGGGACCCCCATCGTGCCGCGCAACCTGAACCGCTCCTTCGAGGTGCTGTGCGTCCGCGCGGGCGTCCGCAAGGTCCGCTTCCACGACCTGCGCCACACCTGTGCCTCACTCCTCCACGAACAGGGTGCCGACGCCCGCATGATCATGGAAGTCCTCGGCCACAGCTCGATCCGCGTGACCACGGACATCTACACCTTCGTCCGGCTCGACTCGCAGCGCTCGGCGTTCGATCGCGTCGGGGATGCCCTGAGGGGTGACGGCAACGATCCGGACGATGACGACGGCGCGGCCGGTGTCCTGGTAGCCGTCTGA
- a CDS encoding NADPH-dependent F420 reductase, producing MTTIAVLGNGRVGGNLATALTRAGHEVTVADRTPGAAADTARTAQIVINATPGAGSLDRLAALRDELRDKILVDVSNATNDGPDGLPADLIYPGSSLAEHLQEALPETRVVKTLNTMLFPVMTAPATLTQTPTAFLSGEDPQAKQTVRELLTDLGWHKEWIADLGGIQTARATEAAILFVPHVIGATGFTPFAISIAR from the coding sequence ATGACCACGATCGCAGTTCTCGGAAACGGCCGTGTCGGCGGCAACCTGGCCACAGCCCTCACCCGGGCAGGGCATGAGGTGACCGTCGCGGACCGCACGCCGGGCGCCGCCGCCGACACTGCCCGCACAGCCCAGATCGTCATCAACGCCACCCCGGGCGCCGGCTCGCTGGACCGGCTCGCCGCCCTGCGCGACGAACTGCGCGACAAGATCCTCGTCGACGTCTCCAACGCCACCAACGACGGACCGGACGGCCTGCCCGCCGACCTGATCTACCCCGGCTCAAGCCTCGCCGAGCACCTCCAGGAAGCACTCCCCGAAACCCGCGTCGTCAAGACACTCAACACCATGCTCTTCCCGGTGATGACAGCACCGGCCACGCTCACCCAGACACCCACCGCGTTCCTCTCCGGCGAGGACCCCCAGGCCAAGCAGACCGTCCGCGAACTGCTCACCGACCTCGGCTGGCACAAGGAGTGGATCGCTGATCTCGGCGGCATCCAGACCGCCCGCGCCACGGAGGCCGCAATCCTCTTCGTCCCGCACGTCATCGGGGCCACCGGATTCACACCCTTCGCGATCTCAATCGCCCGCTGA
- a CDS encoding 3'(2'),5'-bisphosphate nucleotidase CysQ gives MSETLQTTAVAASDADLLAQTANAVRAAGSALRERFGEVVRYQSREELMRALAANDDTALDILRPRLTSLRPDAGWVEDELDGGALPPGEWWVVDPAEGNVNHLHALPEWAVTATLVRENQPVLTAVHLPLTGETYTALTGAGAHVDGRPLHVSPAADLGLSIVATSQARPDEDEKVVRRVGSSITAMLFDALVVRTAVPATLHLVNVAAGRIDAFWQFAGARADLLPGALLVTEAGGQISDAQGRPWTPQSESFLAAAPGIHAEAVATLSH, from the coding sequence ATGTCCGAAACGCTTCAGACCACCGCAGTCGCCGCCTCCGACGCCGACCTGCTCGCCCAGACCGCGAACGCCGTGCGTGCGGCCGGTTCGGCGCTGCGCGAGCGCTTCGGCGAGGTGGTCCGTTACCAGAGCCGTGAAGAGCTGATGCGCGCGCTGGCCGCCAACGACGACACGGCCCTCGACATCCTGCGTCCCCGCCTCACGAGCCTGCGCCCGGACGCCGGCTGGGTGGAGGACGAGCTGGACGGCGGGGCGCTGCCGCCCGGCGAATGGTGGGTCGTGGATCCGGCCGAAGGCAACGTCAACCACCTGCACGCCCTGCCGGAATGGGCGGTGACCGCCACCCTCGTGCGTGAGAACCAGCCGGTGCTCACCGCGGTCCACCTGCCGTTGACCGGCGAGACCTACACCGCGCTCACCGGCGCGGGCGCCCACGTCGACGGCCGGCCGCTGCACGTCTCCCCGGCCGCAGACCTCGGCCTGAGCATCGTGGCCACCAGCCAGGCCCGGCCGGACGAGGACGAGAAGGTCGTGCGGCGCGTCGGCTCTTCGATCACCGCGATGCTCTTCGACGCGCTTGTCGTCCGCACCGCCGTGCCCGCGACCTTGCACCTGGTGAACGTGGCCGCCGGCCGGATCGACGCCTTCTGGCAGTTCGCCGGCGCCCGCGCGGACCTGCTGCCCGGAGCGCTCCTCGTCACCGAGGCCGGCGGACAGATCTCCGACGCCCAGGGCCGCCCCTGGACCCCGCAGAGCGAGAGCTTCCTGGCCGCCGCGCCCGGCATCCACGCCGAGGCCGTCGCCACCCTTTCCCACTGA
- a CDS encoding LysR family transcriptional regulator, with protein sequence MQLDLNLLAALDALLEEGSVAGAAARLHVTAPAMSRSLGRIRRTTGDQILVRTGRTMTPTPYAIAVREQVHELLHQVQGVLAPSRELDLATLERTFTLRWHDSLVALSGPALLAAVRGQAPGVRLRFVAESSIDTPELRRGEVDLEANANRPSAPDIRAENVGETRLVIIVRQGHPLTRVKTVTAQRYAAADHVTVSRRGNLSNALDDSLARLGLTRRVVATAPTEAAALEFARGSDLLISVPEATTRSAVADLGLVVLPLPLELPSAPIYLSWHQRYDTDHAHTWLRGLARTALAMGGAS encoded by the coding sequence ATGCAATTGGATTTGAATTTGCTCGCCGCGCTCGACGCGCTGCTGGAGGAGGGCAGTGTGGCCGGGGCGGCGGCGCGCCTGCACGTCACCGCCCCCGCGATGAGCCGGAGTCTGGGCCGCATCCGGCGCACGACCGGGGATCAGATCCTGGTGCGCACCGGCCGCACGATGACCCCGACGCCGTATGCGATCGCCGTCCGGGAACAGGTGCACGAGCTGCTGCACCAGGTCCAGGGGGTGCTGGCACCAAGCCGTGAACTCGATCTGGCAACGTTGGAGCGCACTTTCACACTCCGCTGGCACGATTCCCTGGTCGCCTTGAGCGGCCCCGCACTGCTCGCGGCCGTGCGCGGACAGGCGCCGGGCGTGCGATTGCGCTTCGTCGCGGAATCGAGCATCGACACCCCCGAGTTGCGGCGCGGCGAGGTCGACCTCGAGGCGAACGCCAACCGCCCGAGCGCACCGGACATCCGTGCCGAGAACGTGGGCGAGACCCGCCTCGTCATCATCGTGAGGCAGGGGCACCCCCTCACCCGCGTCAAAACCGTCACCGCACAGCGGTACGCCGCCGCCGACCACGTCACCGTCTCGCGACGTGGAAACCTCAGCAATGCCCTCGACGACTCCCTCGCGCGGCTCGGCCTCACTCGCCGCGTGGTGGCGACCGCGCCCACGGAAGCGGCCGCGCTGGAGTTCGCGCGCGGCTCCGATCTCCTGATCAGCGTCCCCGAAGCCACCACGCGGTCAGCGGTCGCCGACCTCGGCCTGGTCGTGCTCCCCCTCCCCCTCGAACTGCCGTCGGCGCCGATATACCTGTCGTGGCATCAGCGCTACGACACCGACCACGCCCACACCTGGCTGCGCGGGCTGGCGCGAACCGCGCTGGCCATGGGCGGAGCGTCGTAG
- a CDS encoding PucR family transcriptional regulator, which yields MDLSGVVSALQARLPELGERMAQRIRSDVDAYKDASLIPFDSLRRSCTANADLLLYQLGRAGAQDPSPARETGRLRAEQGVPLADTLHAYRIGFEFLWTDILAEARNRPEVTDAQLVSQSAEIWALFGRYAEAVAAAYRETTAELTSRRQARRSALVEALFTGVIADRTLWEAARELGLPDRGPYVVAAAAADAPGEEPLAGTEAALRQAQIPFAWRLLPDQQIGLAALPTATAESTCLSILRRAGARVGVSPCFHSLGDTPQALRFARLALAGLQGTGPGVARFDDNPLAMVVAAAPAEAAHLVEVVLQPLLDLPAAERARLLETLEHWYAAAGSATDAARSLFVHPNTVRYRLRRVEELAGRSLSDPRAAADIGAALLAVRRAGASPSDVIQHDLARNPERSRPGGSAF from the coding sequence ATGGACCTCTCAGGTGTGGTCTCGGCACTTCAGGCGAGGCTGCCGGAACTGGGCGAGCGGATGGCGCAGCGCATCCGCTCGGACGTCGATGCCTACAAGGACGCGTCGCTGATCCCCTTCGACTCGCTGCGCCGCTCGTGCACCGCCAACGCGGACCTGCTCCTGTACCAGCTCGGCCGCGCGGGCGCGCAGGACCCGAGCCCGGCCCGGGAGACCGGTCGCCTCCGCGCCGAGCAGGGCGTGCCGCTGGCGGACACGCTGCACGCGTACCGGATCGGCTTCGAGTTCCTGTGGACGGACATCCTCGCCGAGGCACGCAACCGCCCCGAGGTCACCGACGCCCAACTGGTGTCCCAGTCCGCGGAGATCTGGGCCCTGTTCGGCCGCTACGCGGAGGCGGTGGCGGCGGCTTACCGGGAGACGACCGCCGAGCTGACCTCGCGACGTCAGGCGCGCCGCTCGGCGCTGGTGGAGGCACTGTTCACCGGAGTCATCGCCGACCGCACGCTGTGGGAGGCCGCCCGCGAGCTGGGTCTGCCCGACCGCGGACCGTACGTGGTCGCCGCTGCGGCGGCCGACGCTCCCGGCGAGGAGCCGTTGGCGGGGACGGAAGCGGCGCTGCGTCAGGCCCAGATCCCCTTCGCCTGGCGGCTGCTGCCCGACCAACAGATCGGTCTGGCCGCCCTGCCCACGGCGACGGCGGAGAGCACGTGTCTGAGCATTCTGCGCCGCGCGGGCGCCCGCGTCGGTGTCAGCCCGTGCTTTCACTCGCTGGGGGACACCCCCCAGGCTCTGCGCTTCGCCCGTCTGGCTCTGGCCGGCCTCCAGGGCACCGGCCCCGGCGTCGCGCGGTTCGACGACAACCCGCTGGCCATGGTCGTCGCCGCCGCCCCGGCCGAGGCGGCGCACCTCGTGGAGGTGGTCCTCCAGCCCCTGCTCGATCTCCCGGCAGCGGAGCGTGCCCGTCTCCTGGAGACCCTGGAGCACTGGTACGCCGCCGCCGGCTCCGCCACGGACGCGGCGCGGAGCCTCTTCGTCCACCCCAACACCGTCCGCTACCGGCTGCGCCGCGTCGAGGAGCTGGCGGGCCGCTCCCTGTCCGATCCCCGAGCGGCGGCGGACATCGGCGCGGCGCTCCTGGCGGTCCGCCGCGCGGGCGCGTCACCCAGTGACGTCATTCAGCATGATCTAGCGCGGAACCCCGAGCGTTCACGCCCGGGAGGAAGCGCTTTTTGA